In Megalobrama amblycephala isolate DHTTF-2021 linkage group LG10, ASM1881202v1, whole genome shotgun sequence, one DNA window encodes the following:
- the LOC125276916 gene encoding glutathione S-transferase omega-1-like, whose protein sequence is MAPTQKCHGKECPAPGPVPNGVIRIYSMRFCPFAERTRLVLTAKGVKHDIVNINLKDKPDWFLEKNPFGTVPVLETSSGQVIYESPITCEYLDEAYPEKKLLPSDPFERAQQKMLLELYSKVIPYFYKISMGKKRGEDVSAAEVEFTEKLSQLNQTLAKKKTKYFGGDSVTMIDYLIWPWFERAEMMNVKHCLANTPELRKWIERMFEDPVVKATMFSTEDHKVFFDSYMDGKPNYDHGL, encoded by the exons atggctCCAACTCAAAAATGCCATGGAAAAG AATGTCCTGCTCCTGGACCAGTGCCGAATGGTGTTATTCGGATCTACAGCATGAGATTCTGCCCTTTTGCTGAGAGAACAAGACTGGTGCTCACTGCTAAGGGAGTTAA GCATGACATTGTCAACATCAATTTGAAGGATAAGCCAGATTGGTTTCTGGAAAAGAATCCTTTTGGGACGGTACCAGTATTGGAAACCTCAAGTGGTCAGGTGATATACGAGTCACCAATCACCTGCGAGTACCTGGATGAGGCCTACCCTGAGAAGAAGCTGCTCCCATCCGACCCATTTGAGAGGGCCCAACAGAAAATGCTGCTGGAGCTTTATTCAAAG GTGATTCCATACTTCTATAAGATCTCTATGGGCAAGAAAAGGGGAGAGGACGTCTCAGCAGCTGAAGTTGAATTTACAGAAAAACTCTCCCAATTAAATCAG ACTCTGGCAAAAAAGAAGACCAAATATTTTGGGGGCGATTCAGTCACAATGATTGACTACTTGATCTGGCCATGGTTTGAGAGGGCAGAGATGATGAACGTGAAGCA TTGTTTGGCCAACACTCCTGAGTTAAGGAAGTGGATTGAACGCATGTTCGAGGATCCTGTCGTGAAAGCCACCATGTTTAGCACAGAGGATCACAAGGTGTTCTTCGACAGCTACATGGATGGAAAGCCGAATTATGATCATGGTTTATAG
- the LOC125276917 gene encoding inositol 1,4,5-trisphosphate receptor-interacting protein has product MQGAITRVCMVVVAAILNPLLFPNENTTIPEQDDDLLARMKEHQKKLESEQKRLEQEISQTETALIVDQDSYGWYFWSALCLVIFFTIEVCRQEMNPDEISDPVEDEDGDSSAGYLSAKTVALDKVVLNNFCKTRFHPFIHESGRVREFIEGFADDLLEALRSVCDREADLEVEDFVGIGSMFESWRVSKPPTCDLIVPFSPPQPFRFQFQLWCDPATEIPLDLQGCGKIKLIKPGGNGADCLCGSTNLGDDMLCLLHNRNECEKLDEHGLVELLCAKNTAYLSKDQIMRWFQISVTKAWGQISHKYDFELAFWNLDLPGALKIKFRSGKTVVLNVTPSVQFEDTDAYLISHFPSDTSNSSDVHWQLSLTVYERNLLKYLAKRLPTNSCHIHCLQIVSFLHKKQTALTGRCAFSNFHIKTALLHLLLSKRLAMWQPQNLGHRLRDLLSFLQQSLEEKRLYHVIVGNPRIPNEILVPEIICSAEPINLFRPLVLQRHVYAKMEEHFQEMVRNTSVLLQEYTPHFSNGHVRHEFSSTDHT; this is encoded by the coding sequence ATGCAAGGTGCTATTACACGGGTTTGCATGGTGGTAGTAGCCGCTATCCTCAACCCTCTGCTCTTCCCTAATGAGAACACCACCATCCCTGAGCAAGATGATGATCTTCTGGCCCGGATGAAAGAGCACCAGAAGAAGCTGGAGTCAGAACAGAAGCGCCTGGAGCAGGAGATCTCACAAACAGAAACAGCTCTGATTGTTGATCAGGACAGTTACGGCTGGTACTTTTGGAGCGCTCTCTGTCTTGTCATTTTCTTCACAATTGAGGTTTGCAGGCAGGAAATGAACCCTGATGAAATTTCAGACCCTGTGGAAGACGAAGATGGAGATTCCAGTGCCGGATATCTCAGCGCTAAGACTGTAGCCTTAGATAAAGTCGTCCTAAATAACTTCTGCAAGACCCGCTTCCATCCTTTTATCCACGAGAGTGGGAGAGTGCGGGAGTTTATCGAAGGCTTCGCAGATGATTTGCTCGAGGCTTTGAGAAGTGTTTGCGATCGAGAAGCTGACCTGGAAGTCGAGGACTTTGTCGGCATAGGCAGTATGTTTGAGTCCTGGAGGGTGTCTAAACCTCCTACATGTGACCTTATTGTGCCTTTTTCTCCACCCCAACCATTCAGGTTCCAGTTTCAGCTCTGGTGCGACCCCGCCACTGAAATCCCACTGGACCTGCAAGGATGTGGAAAGATTAAACTCATAAAACCAGGTGGGAATGGAGCAGACTGTCTCTGTGGCTCAACCAATCTTGGTGATGATATGCTGTGTCTGCTTCACAATAGAAATGAGTGTGAAAAGCTTGACGAACACGGTTTGGTGGAGCTCCTTTGTGCAAAGAACACAGCGTATTTGTCGAAAGATCAGATCATGAGATGGTTTCAGATCTCAGTGACCAAAGCATGGGGCCAGATCTCTCATAAGTACGATTTTGAGTTGGCATTTTGGAACCTGGACCTCCCCGGAGCTCTTAAAATCAAATTTAGGTCTGGAAAGACCGTCGTTCTTAACGTTACCCCCTCCGTTCAGTTTGAGGACACGGATGCTTACCTCATCTCTCATTTCCCATCTGACACTAGCAACTCCTCAGACGTTCACTGGCAACTCTCACTAACCGTTTACGAAAGAAATCTGCTTAAATACCTAGCGAAAAGACTTCCTACAAATTCGTGTCACATTCATTGCCTTCAGATAGTTTCTTTCTTGCACAAAAAGCAGACGGCTTTGACTGGGAGATGCGCCTTTTCTAATTTCCATATAAAGACGGCGCTCTTGCATCTGCTGTTGAGTAAACGTCTTGCGATGTGGCAGCCGCAGAATCTCGGTCACAGATTACGAGATCTGCTCAGCTTCCTTCAGCAAAGCTTGGAGGAAAAGAGACTGTATCACGTCATTGTTGGGAACCCGCGGATCCCAAATGAAATTCTGGTTCCCGAAATAATCTGTTCTGCAGAGCCGATAAACCTGTTTAGGCCTCTTGTGTTGCAGAGGCACGTATATGCCAAAATGGAGGAGCATTTTCAGGAGATGGTCAGAAATACATCTGTGCTTCTTCAGGAATATACCCCTCACTTTTCTAACGGTCACGTGAGACATGAATTCAGCTCAACGGACCATACGTAG
- the calhm3 gene encoding calcium homeostasis modulator protein 3, whose protein sequence is MDRLKLVLQYFQSNSESISNGICIILSLISVKLYTSFDFNCPCLPQYNKMYAMGVMFVPPIILFLLGVLVNRHTGVLMEEWVRPLGKRTKNPAVVKFLLSSMMQRALLAPMVWILMTLLDGKCFICAFSMNVDLKYFTGIPNSTDLELVKIMAKVPCKEDVIFKNSSFRKAVSRYVRCYSQAIGWSILLFFIFLGAVGRVIKPCFNHATFLQTRYWSNYLDIEQKLFDETCVLHARDFARKCVVQFFESMREDVTVRMPLSSALRPSTIQNEYEEEEEERLHGITRQDQVDHLLQTWYECKPELDVTKMAYKPKVCITWEDHNGKALFSDV, encoded by the exons ATGGATCGTTTAAAGTTGGTTTTACAATATTTCCAGTCAAATTCTGAGTCCATCTCCAATGGTATCTGTATAATACTGTCACTGATAAGCGTCAAGTTATATACAAGTTTTGATTTTAACTGCCCCTGTTTACCGCAATACAATAAGATGTACGCAATGGGGGTCATGTTCGTACCCCCAATTATACTGTTCCTTTTGGGAGTGTTAGTTAATCGTCATACAGGGGTGCTGATGGAAGAGTGGGTCAGACCCCTGGGCAAGAGGACAAAAAATCCGGCAGTGGTAAA ATTTCTGCTGTCTTCAATGATGCAAAGGGCCCTTCTGGCCCCCATGGTCTGGATTCTGATGACACTCTTGGATGGAAAATGCTTCATCTGTGCATTTAGTATGAATGTAGACCTTAAATATTTTACAGGAATACCTAACAGCACCGACCTAGAACTAGTCAAGATCATGGCTAAGGTGCCTTGCAAAGAAGATGTTATCTTCAAAAACAGCAGTTTTCGTAAAGCTGTTTCACGCTATGTGCGTTGTTATTCTCAA GCAATAGGCTGGTCAATCCTCCTCTTCTTCATTTTTTTGGGAGCTGTGGGTCGCGTCATCAAGCCTTGCTTCAATCACGCCACTTTTCTGCAGACTCGTTACTGGAGCAATTACCTGGACATTGAGCAAAAGCTCTTCGATGAGACTTGTGTCCTTCATGCCAGAGATTTTGCCAGAAAATGCGTGGTGCAGTTCTTTGAGAGCATGCGAGAAGATGTGACCGTGAGAATGCCCCTCTCGAGTGCACTCAGACCCAGCACAATCCAAAATGAATatgaagaggaagaagaggagcgTCTGCATGGTATAACCAGACAAGATCAGGTGGATCATTTGCTTCAAACCTGGTACGAGTGCAAACCAGAACTGGATGTGACCAAGATGGCCTATAAGCCCAAAGTATGCATCACTTGGGAAGATCACAATGGAAAGGCATTATTCTCTGATGTGTAA